The Shewanella mangrovisoli genome has a window encoding:
- a CDS encoding DUF721 domain-containing protein, whose amino-acid sequence MKKPPQDLSQLLHQSGTLPDIAEKAELLLYLDQHVKQIVAGPVAEQLKVANFRQGVLVVETTSAAWAARINFQKPKLLAQLQAETLPILTAIEVKVNPRLALYDAKPKQAHKQLSPAAAEHIAALAENVSGTLGEKLKRLATLASRNK is encoded by the coding sequence ATGAAAAAGCCCCCTCAGGATCTCAGCCAATTACTACACCAGTCAGGCACATTGCCCGATATAGCTGAGAAAGCGGAACTACTTTTATATCTGGATCAGCACGTGAAGCAGATTGTCGCAGGTCCTGTTGCGGAGCAGCTGAAAGTCGCCAATTTCCGCCAGGGTGTTCTTGTGGTTGAAACCACTTCGGCAGCATGGGCTGCACGAATTAATTTCCAAAAGCCGAAACTACTAGCGCAGCTTCAAGCAGAAACGCTCCCAATCCTTACCGCAATTGAAGTTAAAGTCAACCCGAGATTAGCATTGTATGACGCAAAGCCGAAACAGGCGCACAAGCAACTCAGTCCAGCTGCGGCAGAACATATTGCTGCGCTTGCAGAAAATGTGAGCGGAACACTAGGCGAAAAACTAAAACGGCTGGCCACATTGGCCAGCCGTAATAAGTAA
- a CDS encoding M23 family metallopeptidase, with the protein MSVTVFIQGRNGVTRWQPSKRWLLLPMLLLATGAGIYQHNSAKFENQQASVDNDRIQREQQKKQVLELKSATESQLAMLATHVARMQAKITRLEALGQQVAKQNKLDEDFDFSSEVGVGGLSELGSNIELGQLIDDMDKLASRIDNNNVQLSLLETVSSNHHIDAERYVSGLPLDKGWLSSPYGLRNDPFNGRRTMHKGIDFTGREGAKVVATAAGVVTWAGNMFGYGELVEIDHGNGLRTRYGHNKALSVAVGDVVAKGETIASMGSTGRSTGAHVHYEVLRGGQQIDPQKFVYRKAG; encoded by the coding sequence ATGAGTGTAACAGTATTTATTCAAGGTCGGAATGGCGTCACGCGCTGGCAACCCAGTAAACGCTGGTTGCTACTTCCCATGCTATTGTTGGCGACTGGTGCCGGTATTTATCAACACAACTCTGCTAAATTTGAAAACCAGCAAGCCAGTGTCGATAACGATCGTATCCAACGCGAACAACAAAAGAAGCAAGTCTTAGAATTAAAGAGTGCCACAGAGTCACAGCTAGCCATGCTGGCGACCCATGTTGCACGTATGCAAGCTAAAATCACCCGTCTCGAGGCCTTAGGTCAACAAGTCGCTAAACAAAACAAATTGGATGAAGACTTTGATTTTTCCTCTGAAGTGGGTGTCGGTGGCTTGAGCGAATTAGGCTCGAATATCGAACTTGGTCAGCTTATCGATGATATGGATAAACTGGCGTCACGAATTGACAACAATAATGTTCAACTATCACTACTTGAAACAGTGTCATCTAACCACCATATAGATGCTGAACGTTATGTATCAGGGCTCCCACTCGATAAAGGTTGGTTATCGTCGCCCTACGGATTACGTAATGACCCCTTTAACGGTCGTCGAACCATGCATAAAGGGATCGATTTTACCGGTCGAGAAGGGGCTAAAGTTGTCGCGACTGCTGCAGGCGTGGTGACTTGGGCTGGGAATATGTTTGGCTATGGCGAATTGGTCGAAATCGACCATGGTAACGGTTTACGTACTCGCTATGGCCATAATAAAGCTTTGTCAGTAGCTGTAGGTGATGTGGTCGCGAAAGGCGAAACCATCGCCAGTATGGGAAGCACTGGGCGCTCAACAGGGGCTCATGTGCATTATGAAGTGTTGCGTGGCGGACAGCAGATAGATCCACAGAAGTTTGTCTACCGCAAGGCAGGTTAA